A single region of the Malaclemys terrapin pileata isolate rMalTer1 chromosome 2, rMalTer1.hap1, whole genome shotgun sequence genome encodes:
- the SAMD9L gene encoding sterile alpha motif domain-containing protein 9-like, producing MHVVHPEEEAEWRRRWYCRGYQHAGLFILVFVPKPIPHITDYKDSDFGEFWAKVKNLAKSEQPNLSPNIDDWTKEQVKHWVTEELKIDQKYGEILFSQDVTGSALKLFTKEHFTDIGITYGPALQIMNALKCNFLVESTAQTVRQEDSEKTHDEKYLMEKEDGGSAKQDEKNKGKSKSADASESQELRLSECTKSIESMLTDRIENKLGEAEDKSKKLLENNQHPTRQNCLPYPFDEFHDSRRYIQHYILNVPETGPLNLIEPAHEFKLFTNTEKATEEDIKLKFSNETFRFAAACMNSRTNGTIHFGVSNQPHGEIIGVKLSSKDEFIDYFNEKIEKYFDQSFVRIAKDCIRAPRFVEVLLQNNTPSNTFVIEVDVVPKHSICQTKYFHINNYNFKTKTWEQTLFIRDGPSSKNIFNNPKELQSFKSKITSAADRRKAAEEEHREKRKKKENEGRKLISLLTGNRDLLDNSYYDWYILVTNKCHPLQTQHLDFLQEVKWFAVLEYDSESEKNGVAKKYREKRGANLHFPNQYQMKGETISVIIEDLNLYHQPSWIFCNGRSDLNDEKYQPLDPSLWQQKRAAEVRKLISFLSHPDVLQSGKFLVVFLLLSKVEDPGDPLIETFCTFYQDLGGLGDMLCICIGSQTFQIWKDLLQARSINQDELTERCVANLNLQTVNGTILKLKSVTQSSQRLLPCNGSSTVLLKKEEDFMTALEILCENECKDTEIEKDKAQFSEFRKSQEEHFYRGGKVSWWNFYFSSENYSSPFIKRDSYEKLEELIQSSSQSSTQKPSKVINLYHSPGCGGTTLAMHVLWELRKKFRCAVLKNKTVDFAEIGTQLTTLITYGATNQEDYLPVLLLVDDFEEQENVYLLQHEIQSAIVGKCISYENPVVIIINCMRSQNPVESSKSSQSDSINLKHELSFKEQRAFEKKLEEIKQQHQHPEDFYSFMIMKEQFNPEYIKNVVKNTLKGLDINSKQGQLISFLAILNSYVTESSISVSQCEDFFGIISKYWGKESLEDKMGICSNILIQSQVQEHGSYKGVRIIHPLIANCCLEEFNLTYRLTKSAITLQLLKQNLFYDSGLGRSKLLDDVQSMLLTRQRKEHGDDADTLFSPLIEKIQKEEGSAEVESVLREGAIRFSQNPFICQALARHFYIIDKNFGSALEWAKKAKKKAPNNSYISDTLGQVFKSQVKNWVDENAKRKVITAEDLKRLLELAKCASEAFKESQQQNESTDNVREALQHQKSKRRYDTYNTAGYLGEIETGLYTIDILGCTPLFNKKNTLSQEDMLQYLSGKHAIPTATSDTESEEYKFALDYYCGYLSNLRSSLKEAFEFFENYFVLLKPRNIEKESVEFKIRKRVRECFNKYAEIFCHLDPAISGDNPMSSKLSLSRQEDHCRRSLEASKADRFSGLLEYLNSHEKAESKMEDIVNKYTFLIEKCTQRPLLREKQNFILANIVLSCIKPKSRKICALHELKAQLRKILQLVGPEHRYSEPYFLASLLFWPENQKQLDQDSRQMEKYVISLKKSFRGQYRQMCRSKQPVAHFYLGNSRGLNRLVHKGKIDQFFSPLQVHDLHSLWQKGCIWEEKDVRDLLLRLHGKVENDLVYVDYGIDEKISIPVRPAFLGQLRSGKSIERVSFYLGFSMDGPIAYDIKMI from the exons ATGGTATTGCAGAGGTTATCAGCATGCTGGACTCTTTATCCTGGTTTTTGTGCCAAAACCCATTCCTCACATTACAGACTATAAAGATTCCGACTTTGGAGAGTTCTG ggcTAAAGTTAAAAACCTTGCGAAGAGTGAGCAACCAAATCTGTCTCCAAATATTGATGACTGGACAAAAGAACAAGTAAAACACTGGGTAACTGAAGAACTTAAGATTGACCAGAAATATGGTGAAATCTTGTTTAGCCAAGATGTGACAGGTTCAGCCTTGAAGCTGTTTACTAAAGAACATTTTACAGATATAGGCATAACATATGGCCCAGCTCTTCAAATTATGAATGCATTGAAATGTAACTTTCTAGTTGAAAGCACAGCTCAGACAGTTAGACAAGAAGATAGTGAAAAGACTcatgatgaaaaatatttaatgGAGAAGGAAGATGGAGGAAGTGCAAAGCAAGATGAAAAGAATAAAGGAAAATCAAAGTCAGCAGATGCCAGTGAGTCACAAGAACTTAGATTATCTGAATGCACAAAGTCTATAGAGTCTATGCTCACAGATAGAATAGAAAACAAGTTAGGTGAAGCAGAAGATAAATCAAAGAAATTACTGGAAAATAATCAACATCCAACCAGACAAAACTGTTTGCCATATCCTTTTGATGAGTTTCATGATAGTCGTCGTTATATACAGCACTATATTCTTAATGTCCCTGAAACAGGGCCACTGAATCTCATTGAGCCAGCACATGAGTTCAAACTGTTCACAAACACGGAGAAAGCAACAGAAGAGGATATTAAGCTGAAATTTAGCAATGAAACCTTTAGATTTGCTGCTGCATGTATGAATTCCCGCACTAATGGTACTATTCATTTTGGAGTAAGCAACCAGCCACACGGGGAAATTATAGGAGTGAAACTAAGCAGTAAAGATGAATTTATTgactattttaatgaaaaaattgaaAAGTACTTTGATCAAAGTTTTGTCCGTATTGCAAAAGACTGCATTAGGGCACCTAGATTTGTGGAAGTATTATTGCAAAATAACACTCCATCAAATACATTTGTCATTGAAGTAGATGTAGTTCCAAAACACTCTATatgtcaaacaaaatatttccatataaATAATTACAATTTTAAGACTAAAACATGGGAACAGACTTTATTTATACGGGATGGACCCAGctctaaaaacatttttaataatccAAAAGAACTCCAGTCATTTAAGTCCAAGATTACATCTGCAGCAGATCGTCGAAAAGCAGCAGAGGAAGAACACAGAGAAAAACGAAAGAAGAAAGAGAATGAGGGTCGAAAGCTGATTAGCCTACTCACAGGTAACAGGGACTTGCTGGATAATTCCTATTATGACTGGTATATATTAGTAACAAACAAGTGCCATCCTCTTCAAACACAGCATTTAGACTTTTTGCAGGAAGTAAAATGGTTTGCTGTGCTGGAGTATGATTCTGAGTCAGAAAAGAACGGGGTGGccaaaaaatacagagaaaaacGAGGTGCAAACCTTCATTTTCCAAATCAGTATCAAATGAAAGGGGAAACAATTTCTGTAATAATTGAAGATCTGAATCTCTATCACCAGCCCAGCTGGATTTTCTGCAATGGCAGATCAGATCTTAATGATGAAAAATATCAACCTTTAGATCCCAGTTTGTGGCAACAAAAGAGGGCTGCTGAAGTCAGGAAATTGATTTCATTTCTTTCACATCCAGACGTACTACAAAGCGGAAAGTTTCTAGTAGTGTTTCTTTTGCTCTCCAAAGTGGAAGATCCAGGGGATCCCCTTATTGAAACATTCTGCACATTTTACCAAGATCTGGGAGGGCTTGGAGACATGCTCTGCATTTGTATTGGTTCACAAACATTCCAAATATGGAAAGATCTTCTGCAAGCTAGATCCATTAATCAAGATGAACTTACTGAGAGATGCGTTGCTAATTTAAACCTTCAAACAGTGAATGGTACTATCCTTAAATTGAAATCTGTGACACAGTCTTCTCAGAGGCTTTTACCTTGTAATGGTTCTTCTACTGTTCTTCTAAAGAAGGAAGAAGACTTCATGACAGCATTGGAAATACTTTGTGAAAATGAATGCAAAGATACAGAGATAGAAAAGGATAAAGCTCAATTTTCTGAATTCAGAAAATCTCAAGAAGAGCATTTTTACCGGGGTGGCAAAGTGTCATGGtggaatttttatttctcttctgaAAACTATTCTTCCCCCTTTATTAAGAGGGACAGTTATGAAAAACTTGAAGAGTTGATTCAATCTTCATCCCAGTCCTCTACACAAAAACCGTCAAAAGTTATCAATCTTTATCACTCTCCAGGCTGCGGTGGAACTACTTTAGCTATGCATGTTCTGTGGGAGCTAAGGAAGAAATTCAGATGTGctgttctgaaaaataaaactgttGATTTTGCAGAAATCGGAACACAGTTAACAACTTTAATCACCTATGGCGCAACCAACCAAGAAGATTACTTGCCAGTATTACTTCTTGTAGATGATTTTGAAGAGCAAGAAAATGTCTACCTTCTGCAGCATGAAATTCAGTCAGCTATAGTAGGAAAATGCATTAGCTATGAAAACCCTGTAGTGATCATTATAAATTGTATGAGATCTCAGAATCCTGTGGAAAGCTCAAAGAGCAGTCAATCAGACAGCATTAATCTAAAACATGAACTTTCTTTCAAAGAGCAACGGGCTTTTGAGAAGAAGCTGGAAGAAATTAAACAGCAGCATCAGCACCCTGAAGATTTCTATTCATTTATGATTATGAAAGAACAATTTAATCCAGAGTATATAAAAAATGTGGTCAAGAACACACTGAAAGGTTTGGACATTAACAGCAAACAAGGACAACTTATTTCCTTCCTGGCAATATTAAACTCTTACGTTACGGAGTCCAGTATCTCAGTATCGCAATGTGAAGATTTCTTTGGAATAATCAGTAAATATTGGGGTAAAGAAAGTTTAGAAGACAAGATGGGAATTTGTTCTAATATTCTAATACAGAGTCAGGTGCAAGAACATGGATCATACAAAGGAGTGCGTATCATTCACCCACTGATTGCTAATTGCTGTCTAGAAGAATTTAACCTAACCTATAGGTTAACTAAAAGTGCAATAACACTGCAATTGTTAAAACAGAATTTATTTTATGATTCTGGCTTAGGAAGAAGCAAACTTCTAGATGATGTGCAAAGTATGCTACTTACCAGACAACGTAAAGAACATGGAGATGACGCAGACACATTGTTTTCCCCATTAATTGaaaaaatacagaaggaagaaGGTAGTGCTGAAGTTGAAAGCGTGTTACGTGAAGGAGCCATTCGATTTAGCCAAAACCCATTCATTTGCCAAGCCTTAGCAAGACACTTCTACATTATAGACAAGAATTTTGGGTCTGCACTGGAGTGGgccaaaaaagccaaaaaaaaagctCCTAACAATTCATATATATCAGATACTTTAGGCCAAGTTTTTAAAAGTCAGGTAAAAAATTGGGTGGATGAAAATGCAAAAAGGAAGGTCATAACTGCTGAAGACCTGAAACGTTTGCTAGAGCTTGCTAAGTGTGCTTCAGAGGCTTTTAAAGAATCCCAGCAACAGAATGAAAGTACAGACAATGTAAGAGAAGCTTTGCAGCACCAAAAGTCTAAACGGAGGTATGATACTTATAATACAGCTGGTTATTTGGGGGAGATAGAAACTGGTCTGTACACTATAGATATTCTTGGGTGTACTCCtcttttcaacaaaaaaaatacattgtcCCAAGAAGATATGCTACAATATTTGTCAGGAAAGCATGCCATCCCAACAGCAACTAGTGACACTGAAAGTGAAGAATATAAGTTTGCACTTGACTATTACTGTGGTTATTTATCTAATTTGCGCTCAAGTTTGAAGGAGGCATTTGAGTTTTTTGAGAACTACTTTGTCCTTCTGAAACCAAGAAATATTGAAAAAGAAAGTGTGGAGTTCAAAATACGTAAGAGGGTTCGAGAATGTTTCAACAAATATGCAGAAATATTTTGCCACTTGGATCCTGCGATATCGGGGGACAATCCAATGAGTTCAAAACTCAGTTTGTCTCGGCAGGAGGATCACTGCAGGAGAAGTTTGGAGGCTTCCAAAGCAGACAGGTTTTCTGGTCTTTTGGAGTACCTCAACAGTCATGAAAAAGCTGAAAGCAAAATGGAAGACATAGtgaataaatatacatttttgattgaaaaatgCACACAGAGACCCCTGTTGAGGGAGaaacagaatttcattttggCAAACATTGTTCTCAGTTGTATTAAACCTAAATCCAGGAAGATATGTGCTCTTCATGAATTGAAAGCACAGCTTAGAAAAATCCTACAGCTAGTAGGTCCAGAGCATCGATATTCAGAACCTTACTTCTTAGCCTCTTTATTATTCTGGCCAGAGAATCAAAAACAATTAGATCAGGATTCCAGACAAATGGAAAAGTATGTCATATCACTGAAGAAGTCTTTTAGAGGGCAATACAGACAAATGTGTCGTTCCAAGCAGCCTGTTGCTCATTTCTATCTTGGGAATAGTAGAGGTCTGAATAGGCTTGTTCACAAAGGAAAAATAGATCAGTTTTTCAGTCCGCTCCAAGTACATGACTTGCATTCCCTGTGGCAGAAAGGATGCATATGGGAAGAAAAGGATGTCCGAGATCTATTGCTTCGTCTACATGGCAAGGTCGAAAATGATCTTGTCTATGTGGACTATGGAATTGATGAAAAAATCAGTATACCAGTGCGACCTGCTTTCTTAGGCCAGCTCAGAAGTGGCAAAAGCATAGAAAGAGTGTCTTTCTATCTGGGATTTTCCATGGATGGTCCAATAGCATATGACATAAAAATGATTTAA